The Lutra lutra chromosome 1, mLutLut1.2, whole genome shotgun sequence genomic sequence TAAGGCTTCTCTCtggtgtgaattctctgatggaTGAGGAGGAATGAGTGATTACGGAAGGCTTTGCCACACTGGCTACATTTGTAGGCTTCCTCTGTGGTGTGACTGCTCTGAGGAACTTGGAGAACTCTGTCCTGACTAAACGATGGCCCATCTTCAGGTTTTCTCTGAATGGCATGCTGCTTCTTATGAGCAATAAAGGCTGACCGATGGGTAAACTCTTTTTCAcattcactacatctgtatggCTTCTCGcctgtgtgaattctctgatgatcAATGAGAGATTTCTTTCGAGTAAAAGTTTTCCCACACTGCTGACAAGGAAAAGCTTTCTCTGTAGCAGTGGCATTCTGGGGCTGACTGCAACTGGAGGTCTGTCTGAAGTCTTCTCTACATATATCTTCATCACAGAACTTTTCTTCCTGGTGCATTCTCATGTGACGAGTAAAGTTTGATCTCCACCTAAAGGTTTTCCTACATTTGGTACATTTATAAGGTTTCTCCTGAGTGTGGACCCTTTGATGTTCAACAACATATGATTTACAGTGGAAGGATTTCCTACACTGGCTGCAGTCAAAGGGTTTCTCCCCTCTTTGGTCTCTCAAATGATGATCAAATCCTGAGCCATAGGTGAGAGCTTCCTCATACTGATTAGACTCAAGAAATTTCTGCTTAGTATGCGTTTCCTGGTGTAGACGGTAGGCAGACATGCGTCGGAAAGCCTTGTCACATAAACTACATTTATAAGGTTTCACTCCAGTGTGAATCTTTTCATGTCGCACACAGTTTGAGCTCCacctgaaggctttcccacacacCCTGCATTTAAATGGTTTCTCTTGAGTGTGAAGTCTCTGATGACATGCAAGATGAGAGCTGTGACTGAAGGTCCTCCCACAGTCACTGCACTTATACGATGTCGCCACCATGTGAAGATTCTGCCCATGCTGGTGATGTGAACTAAGGCTGAAATCTTTCCCACATGCATCCTTCACATTTGCTTTTAGTCCGGCATGAATTCTCTGATGTAAGCTAAATCCACCAACTATGCGCCTGAGCCCTTTCCCATATTCCTTATAGTCATAGTGGTATGAACTCCCTCTGAAGTGTCTGCCACAGCCATGTTTAAGGGATCGCTTTCTTCTGGGAACTCTCAAATATGTGCCGTGTTTTAAATTACGACTAGTACTTCTTCCTGattcttcagattctttttctctcctgtgaCTGAAATCGGTCTCTTCTTTCTTAACTCTTACTTGTATGGGGTTTCCATATTGTTCCTTTAGCCTGCTCTTCAGTTCAAAAGATTCTCTGAGTCCCATTCCCTCAGAAACACTCATCATCCAAGATTCTGATGGCATAGCTAAGGTTTCTCCTTCTTCCAGAGGTTCACGTTTTAAGAAGaacttgtttgttttaatctggAGCTCACCtcctgaaacaaaataaaacacaagacaaTGTACTTTATTCTATACTTGGAACTGCAGAAAGCaccaaaggacagaaaaaaaaaaaaaaaaagccaagatctTGGGTGGTGAAGCTTCTGCTTAACTGCCAATATCTTTACCAAATAGTCCAGGAAGGCAAAACATGGAAGAGTGTTCCAGATgatagggaagggaggaggagaaggaaggtgggCACAGCAGCTAAACATGCAGAAATCACATCCATTTGAAAAACAGCATTGATAAGTGAATGTTAAACAGTGATAAAGGGAAGAGGAATAATGGTAAGAGGATAAAAAGGCTCCCAAGGACCCAGGGGAGGGGCTCCATGGAGGACTGGCTGAAGGAATTGGAAGTCAAACCCATCGTAGgggcaaagaagaaaagcaggagtGCGATTAGGATTCTTCAAAGAGCATAAAGGGGTGAGCATGGGGTATAAGTCAAGGGCCAGAAGGAGTGCAGCAGAGGGTTGAGGAAGAGCATTACTGAATGGAAAAGAGTGCAACAATGAAGCCCTCCAGTGGGCAAGAACAGTTACTAAAATGGTTTCTGGGAAAGGGGTAGGGTCAGAAACAAAAGTCTAATAGGCCAGTCTGGGGAGGAGAAGCCCAGAAGCCCAGCACTCCTTAGCAACACTGTTAAGGATCTTCCTTCTAGCAAACAAAGAAGTTGTGTTCCCTGTGACTTACTTGGTATAAAAGACCTTAAGAAAGAGAAGAGTAGATGTGAGAGGAGTAAGATCCAGAGCTTCTCTGAAACTCACCTGCGGGGGCAACACCTGGATTCCCCTTAGGCTGAGCTCTCTGGACATTCAGACCCCATGGCTCCCTTGCCTCCAACCAGGAAATCAGAACAGGTTTGGTGAATGGTCCCACTGCAAAAAAAAAGGGGATGGGATAGGATGGAAGGGTGATAAATCATACAGAACTATTCTTCAGGACCCTCTCAGAACTGAGGTCCTGGCAAGGACAAGGGAAAGGCCAGGGAGGCTAGTGGGGGAAGCCAGACAGGAGGCCTAGATAGCCATTTCCAACAGCTCTGAGCACAACAAAACAGGCTGAAAGAAGTCACAGGGAATAGGATACTAGGATTCTCTGGAGGTGGGAGCCACATGACACCTCAATCAGTTAAATCAACCAATACCATTTGGATGTCTAACTAGGAACTTGACACACATAATTTTTAATCATTGTAATAATCCAGCAAACAGGCATCATTATCACCATGTTTTAAGAAAGACTAGGTGATAAAGCCAGGGTGAAAGCTCAAGTCAGGTCCCTGTCTCGACACCGTAATAAAAAGTGAGAATGTAGAAATAAAAGTGGATAGAAGCATGGGGGTATCAATGCCTTACCCAGAGAAACCACATTCCTATAattctccagcatcacatctcTGTACAAATTCCTCTGAGCAGGGTCCAGCCATCCCCACTCATCCTGGGAGAAGGTCACCTCCACGTCCTTAAAAGTCACAGCTTCCTGAAAAACACAGTCCTATGACTGAGAGTCAGTCTATAGCTCCTGGCTTTTAGGAGAGGGCAGCGGAAGGGGGCAGGCTCTGAGTTAGCAGAGGATTGATGTGGTAAGGGTGAAAGGGAGAGCATCACCCAGCAGAAGAGCTCTGAGTTCAAGGGGGATAATCTGGTCTCCAGGACCTGGTCACATTCAGAGACACAGAGATTCAAGATAGGGGGAGCCTCACTGACTCCATTAGGCAGCAATGCTGGGATGTCATGAAGGACCAAAGTTCTTATGACTCACCTGAGCCTGAGATGTCAATGGGTCTCCTGGGCACACCTCTCTCTGGGAAAGGGCAGGCACCTGGGGAACAGGAGGctctgaaggagaagaaagaactaTGAGAGAAGGTAGTCCAGTTCTTGGCATCCCACTGAGGAGGTCCATTCCTCCCCTACATAGAGGAGTCTTGGGCATAGGAGCAGGTATGGACTATTGTTAAATACCCATTTCACATTTCCCCAGGGTCCACTGAGGGTTAGGGAATGACGAGTTGGGGGGGGGTGCACTGGGAAGAGGAGCTAGTTAGACATGGGTTACAGAAGGGTAAAAAGGACACAGAGCTAAGCACCAACTGAAAGGGATTCTCATGAGAGGACAGATGGTGAAATGACAACACTACTTTGGGATGTGTGGCATACAGCTCAGAGCTTGATGGCAAGTACCGGATTGGCCAGCCAGGAAGTCACACACTCCTATTTCATAGGGAGGCTCCAGGTGGCCCCCAAGAGTAGAGCCGCTCCTGAGAGGTGAAGCAGAGGGCCATATCTGTGAGGCTCGCAGGGCTCCTGTACCCATCCAACGTACATCTGGGCTCTGGGAAATGGCTGGATCCTGGAGGGAAGAAAATGTTGTGAGAAGATCCCCATGGGAATC encodes the following:
- the ZNF445 gene encoding zinc finger protein 445 isoform X2, which encodes MPPGRWYAVHPAQAQASRERGRLQMIKKEEEDEGYTSVQAARPQTLNRSGQELFRQLFRQLRYHESSGPLETFSRLRELCRWWLRPDILSKAQILELLVLEQFLSILPGELRTWVQLHHPESGGEAVALLEELQRDINGTPWQDPAISQSPDVRWMGTGALRASQIWPSASPLRSGSTLGGHLEPPYEIGVCDFLAGQSEPPVPQVPALSQREVCPGDPLTSQAQDCVFQEAVTFKDVEVTFSQDEWGWLDPAQRNLYRDVMLENYRNVVSLVGPFTKPVLISWLEAREPWGLNVQRAQPKGNPGVAPAGGELQIKTNKFFLKREPLEEGETLAMPSESWMMSVSEGMGLRESFELKSRLKEQYGNPIQVRVKKEETDFSHRREKESEESGRSTSRNLKHGTYLRVPRRKRSLKHGCGRHFRGSSYHYDYKEYGKGLRRIVGGFSLHQRIHAGLKANVKDACGKDFSLSSHHQHGQNLHMVATSYKCSDCGRTFSHSSHLACHQRLHTQEKPFKCRVCGKAFRWSSNCVRHEKIHTGVKPYKCSLCDKAFRRMSAYRLHQETHTKQKFLESNQYEEALTYGSGFDHHLRDQRGEKPFDCSQCRKSFHCKSYVVEHQRVHTQEKPYKCTKCRKTFRWRSNFTRHMRMHQEEKFCDEDICREDFRQTSSCSQPQNATATEKAFPCQQCGKTFTRKKSLIDHQRIHTGEKPYRCSECEKEFTHRSAFIAHKKQHAIQRKPEDGPSFSQDRVLQVPQSSHTTEEAYKCSQCGKAFRNHSFLLIHQRIHTREKPYKCRECGKAFRWSSNLSRHQRIHSLEKQYEYRESGNMPNLQPQILTGEKPFWCQECGKTFTRKRSLLDHKGIHSGEKRYKCNLCGKSYDRKHRLVNHQRIHTKERPFKCQWCGKDFIGRHTLCIHQRKHTRVAQSECSLAGLSSCQDAGVSLQELKPSGEKPLEDSEEAYDQSSRITGLQNIPIGKKCHKCSTCGKTFNKSSQLISHKRFHTRERPFKCRECGKTFRWSSNLARHMKNHIRD
- the ZNF445 gene encoding zinc finger protein 445 isoform X1, translating into MPPGRWYAVHPAQAQASRERGRLQMIKKEEEDEGYTSVQAARPQTLNRSGQELFRQLFRQLRYHESSGPLETFSRLRELCRWWLRPDILSKAQILELLVLEQFLSILPGELRTWVQLHHPESGGEAVALLEELQRDINGTPWRDPAISQSPDVRWMGTGALRASQIWPSASPLRSGSTLGGHLEPPYEIGVCDFLAGQSEPPVPQVPALSQREVCPGDPLTSQAQDCVFQEAVTFKDVEVTFSQDEWGWLDPAQRNLYRDVMLENYRNVVSLVGPFTKPVLISWLEAREPWGLNVQRAQPKGNPGVAPAGGELQIKTNKFFLKREPLEEGETLAMPSESWMMSVSEGMGLRESFELKSRLKEQYGNPIQVRVKKEETDFSHRREKESEESGRSTSRNLKHGTYLRVPRRKRSLKHGCGRHFRGSSYHYDYKEYGKGLRRIVGGFSLHQRIHAGLKANVKDACGKDFSLSSHHQHGQNLHMVATSYKCSDCGRTFSHSSHLACHQRLHTQEKPFKCRVCGKAFRWSSNCVRHEKIHTGVKPYKCSLCDKAFRRMSAYRLHQETHTKQKFLESNQYEEALTYGSGFDHHLRDQRGEKPFDCSQCRKSFHCKSYVVEHQRVHTQEKPYKCTKCRKTFRWRSNFTRHMRMHQEEKFCDEDICREDFRQTSSCSQPQNATATEKAFPCQQCGKTFTRKKSLIDHQRIHTGEKPYRCSECEKEFTHRSAFIAHKKQHAIQRKPEDGPSFSQDRVLQVPQSSHTTEEAYKCSQCGKAFRNHSFLLIHQRIHTREKPYKCRECGKAFRWSSNLSRHQRIHSLEKQYEYRESGNMPNLQPQILTGEKPFWCQECGKTFTRKRSLLDHKGIHSGEKRYKCNLCGKSYDRKHRLVNHQRIHTKERPFKCQWCGKDFIGRHTLCIHQRKHTRVAQSECSLAGLSSCQDAGVSLQELKPSGEKPLEDSEEAYDQSSRITGLQNIPIGKKCHKCSTCGKTFNKSSQLISHKRFHTRERPFKCRECGKTFRWSSNLARHMKNHIRD
- the ZNF445 gene encoding zinc finger protein 445 isoform X3; translated protein: MPPGRWYAVHPAQAQASRERGRLQMIKKEEEDEGYTSVQAARPQTLNRSGQELFRQLFRQLRYHESSGPLETFSRLRELCRWWLRPDILSKAQILELLVLEQFLSILPGELRTWVQLHHPESGGEAVALLEELQRDINGTPWRDPAISQSPDVRWMGTGALRASQIWPSASPLRSGSTLGGHLEPPYEIGVCDFLAGQSEPPVPQVPALSQREVCPGDPLTSQAQEAVTFKDVEVTFSQDEWGWLDPAQRNLYRDVMLENYRNVVSLVGPFTKPVLISWLEAREPWGLNVQRAQPKGNPGVAPAGGELQIKTNKFFLKREPLEEGETLAMPSESWMMSVSEGMGLRESFELKSRLKEQYGNPIQVRVKKEETDFSHRREKESEESGRSTSRNLKHGTYLRVPRRKRSLKHGCGRHFRGSSYHYDYKEYGKGLRRIVGGFSLHQRIHAGLKANVKDACGKDFSLSSHHQHGQNLHMVATSYKCSDCGRTFSHSSHLACHQRLHTQEKPFKCRVCGKAFRWSSNCVRHEKIHTGVKPYKCSLCDKAFRRMSAYRLHQETHTKQKFLESNQYEEALTYGSGFDHHLRDQRGEKPFDCSQCRKSFHCKSYVVEHQRVHTQEKPYKCTKCRKTFRWRSNFTRHMRMHQEEKFCDEDICREDFRQTSSCSQPQNATATEKAFPCQQCGKTFTRKKSLIDHQRIHTGEKPYRCSECEKEFTHRSAFIAHKKQHAIQRKPEDGPSFSQDRVLQVPQSSHTTEEAYKCSQCGKAFRNHSFLLIHQRIHTREKPYKCRECGKAFRWSSNLSRHQRIHSLEKQYEYRESGNMPNLQPQILTGEKPFWCQECGKTFTRKRSLLDHKGIHSGEKRYKCNLCGKSYDRKHRLVNHQRIHTKERPFKCQWCGKDFIGRHTLCIHQRKHTRVAQSECSLAGLSSCQDAGVSLQELKPSGEKPLEDSEEAYDQSSRITGLQNIPIGKKCHKCSTCGKTFNKSSQLISHKRFHTRERPFKCRECGKTFRWSSNLARHMKNHIRD